The following are encoded in a window of Rubritalea squalenifaciens DSM 18772 genomic DNA:
- a CDS encoding AAA family ATPase gives MHRIYIFGPSGSGTTTLAKALSSKLACQHIDTDDHFWQRTPQPYTSSHPVDKRISTIRSAIEDQKNWLISGCMCSWGKPLLDKTTHAIYLYLPWQIRRERLKQREIRRYGKGCLSPGGHRHAHFQKFIDWASLYDTADESMRSRRRHDTWLHNYQLNKPVLRLESDQSVQDRLQRVLHFLDKTSRPALV, from the coding sequence ATGCACCGCATTTATATCTTCGGCCCGTCCGGCTCCGGCACCACCACGCTCGCCAAAGCTCTCTCCAGCAAACTAGCCTGCCAGCACATCGATACAGACGACCACTTCTGGCAGCGCACGCCGCAGCCCTACACCAGCAGCCATCCTGTAGATAAGCGCATTTCCACCATCCGCTCCGCCATCGAGGACCAGAAAAACTGGCTCATCTCCGGCTGCATGTGTTCCTGGGGCAAACCCTTGTTAGACAAGACCACCCACGCCATCTACCTCTACCTTCCCTGGCAGATCAGGCGCGAGCGCCTCAAGCAGCGTGAAATCCGCCGCTACGGCAAGGGCTGTCTCTCACCCGGCGGCCACCGCCACGCCCACTTCCAGAAATTCATCGACTGGGCCTCCCTCTACGATACCGCGGACGAATCCATGCGCTCCCGCCGCAGGCACGATACCTGGCTGCACAACTACCAGCTCAACAAACCCGTCCTCCGCCTGGAGAGCGACCAATCCGTCCAAGACCGCCTGCAGAGAGTCCTCCACTTCCTGGACAAGACCTCCCGCCCAGCCCTCGTCTGA